The segment CGGGAGCGGGAGTTCGTGATCGCCGCCCGCGCGCTCGGGGGCAGCGACGCGCGGCTGGTGGGGCGCCACGTGCTGCCGAACGTCCGGGGCGCCATCCTGGTCATCGCGGGGTTTCAGCTCGGGCGGCTCATCCTCCTCGAATCGACCCTCTCCTTCCTGGGCCTGGGGATCCAGCCGCCGACTCCGGCCTGGGGGGCCATGCTCGCCGACGCCCGGCTCTACCTGACGCAGGCCTGGTGGACGGTGGCCTTCCCGAGCGCGACGATCTCGCTGGTGGTGCTGGCGGCGAACTTCCTGGGAGACAGCCTGCGGGACCGCCTCGACCCGACCATCCGGGGCCGGCTATGATCTTGCCGGCTGGAAGAGCTCCACGACGTTGCCGGACGGATCCTCGCAGAGGATCTGCTGGCCGCCCGGCCCCGTGACGATCTCGTTCCGGAACTTCACCCCCTGCCCCCGGAGCTCGCCGACGATGGCGGCGAGGTCCGCCACCTCGATGACGAATCGATTCCAGCCGCCGGGCTCCGGCCGGCGGCCGTCCGGCATCGGCCGGGCCGCCGAGGCCGACGGGCCGGCCACCCAGAGGGTGAGATCGCCACGCGAGAGAATCGCCATGGCCGGACCGGCCTGCCGCTCGAGCTTGAAGCTCAGCCGCGTCGTGTAGAAGGCCACCGCGTCGTCCACGTTGCTCACCAGATACCGTACCTGTGCCATCGCTCTCTTCGCTCCCGCCCGAGGTGGTCCGTCAGACGGTGATCGGCGTCGCGGAGTAGTCGCCGGTGACGGTCAGCAAGAGGACGTCGGCC is part of the Candidatus Methylomirabilota bacterium genome and harbors:
- a CDS encoding VOC family protein, giving the protein MAQVRYLVSNVDDAVAFYTTRLSFKLERQAGPAMAILSRGDLTLWVAGPSASAARPMPDGRRPEPGGWNRFVIEVADLAAIVGELRGQGVKFRNEIVTGPGGQQILCEDPSGNVVELFQPARS